The Candidatus Omnitrophota bacterium genome contains the following window.
GGAGTCATACCGATTATTTTCGCGCAGTCTCTTTTAATGTTTCCTGCTACTATTGCGGGATTTATACCGAACGCTGCTTTTCAAAACGCGGCGAATTTTTTAGTAAGGCAGAATGTTATTTATAGTATTTTATATTCCTTATTAATTGTTTTTTTCTGTTACTTTTACACGGCAATTACATTTAACCCCGTTGAGGTGTCGGATAATATGAAAAAATACGGAGGTTTTATTCCCGGTATCAGGCCTGGAAAACCGACAGCCCAGTATTTTGAGCACATATTAAACAGGGTCACACTGCCCGGAGCGGTTTTCCTGGCAGTTATAGCTATCTTGCCTGACCTGATAAGCAAGGCGCTTCACATACCGTATCTGGTGGCGAGTTTCTTCGGAGGCACAGCTATACTTATTACTGTCGGCGTTATGCTTGATACCATGAAACAGGTGGAATCACAGCTTTTAATGAGGCATTACGAAGGGTTCTTGAAAAAAGGCAAAATGAGGAGCAGGCGTTGAGAATAGTATTGTTGGGCCCGCCGGGCGCCGGTAAAGGCACTCAAGCTAAGGTCCTGTCAGGTAAATTGAATCTTGTCCATATTTCAACCGGAGATATATTCAGGCAGGCAAAGAAGAGCAGCAGCGAGCTCGGCAAACAGCTTTCCGATTATATGAATAGAGGCGTTCTTGTGCCTGACGATATCGTAAATCAGGTTATGATAGAGCGCCTGAAACAAGAAGACGTGAAAAAGTCGGGTTTCATACTTGACGGGTATCCGCGCACGGAAAACCAGGCCAGGGTGCTTGACGCGGCCCTTGATCGCATAGGTATGAACCTTGATATGGTGATCTATATGAAGACCACCAAAGACATTATACTGACCAGGCTTACCGGCAGAAGGGTATGCAGGAAGTGCGGGAGTATATTTCACGTGACTAATATCCCGCCTAAAACTGACGGCAAGTGCGATTATTGCGCAGGCGAACTTTATCAAAGGGATGATGACAAGGAAGAGACTGTCCTCAAGAGGCTTGAGGTATATGAACAGCAGACGCAGGAATTGATTGGATACTACAGCAAGCGTGCCATATTGAAAACCGTTTCAGGCGATCTTGACGTAAGACAGCTTTATGATGTGCTTTATGAGCTCTTTGGCAGTGAAGGTTTGTTATGATTGAATTGAAATCCCCAAGTCAGCTTGAAGGCATAAAAAATGCTTCAAGGTTGTTGGTAGACGTGCTGACAGGGCTTAAGAAAATGGTTGTCCCGGGCATAATTACCGAACAGCTGGATAACTGGGCCAGAAAGAAGATACTGGATTCGGGAGCTGATTGCGCGTTCTTAGGATATAAAGGATTTCCAAAGACTATATGTACTTCAGTTAACGAGCAGATCGTTCACGGTATACCCGGAAAGAGGATCCTTAAAAACGGCGACATAATCAGTATTGATGTCGGTGTGAGGTTAGATGGTTATTTCTCTGACGCTGCTGTGACAGTAGCGGTAGGAAATATCGCTAATATGGCCGCGCGCCTTATAGAGGTTACGAGAAAGGCGCTCCTGGATGCGATAGGCTATGCTGTCTGCGGAGGCAGGTTATCTGATATTTCCTGCGCCGTTGAACGTTGCGCTGTTGACAACGGGTTGAATGTGGTAAGGGAATTTGTGGGCCATGGTATCGGATTAAACTTGCACGAGGACCCGCCTGTGCCCAATTTTGGCAGAAGTGGCGCCGGAGTCAGGTTAAAAGAGGGTATGGTGCTTGCCATAGAGCCTATGATTAATGCCGGAGGCCCGGGGGTTGAGATCCTGGATGACGGCTGGACCGCTGTTACCCAGGACGGAAGCCTAAGCGCCCATTTTGAACATACGGTGGCGATTACAAAAAACGGCCCTGAAGTATTTACGGAAGGGATTGAATGAAAGAAGAGGCTATAGAGGTTGAAGGTACGATAATAGAGGCATTGCCGAATGCCAGGTTCAGGGTTGAGCTTGAAAATGGGCATAAGGTCCTGGCCCATGTTTCAGGCAAGATGAGAATGTATTTTATCAGGATACTGCCTGGCGATAAGGTCAAGCTTGAACTTTCACCCTATGACCTGGCCAGGGGCAGGATTATTTACAGGGAGAAGTGACACTATGAAGGTTAGGTCATCTGTCAAGAAAATATGTTCCGAATGCAAGATAATAAAAAGGAATAATGTGGTCAGGGTGATTTGTAAAAATCCCAAGCATAAACAAAGGCAGGGTTAGATTGGGCGGTTTTCGCCCTTCAATGCGGATGTATATGAAGGAGTAAAGAGATGCCGAGAATCTGTGGTGTGGATGTACCAAAAGAGAAGAGGATTGAGATTTCGTTGACTTATATTTATGGCATAGGCAGGACGCTTTCCAACAAGGTTTTGAAGACGGTGCAGATAGACCCTAATACGCGCGCCAAGGATTTGACCGAGGAAGAAATTGCCAAGATAACATCGGCTATTAATAAGAGCTATATGGTTGAAGGCGATTTAAGAAGAGACGCGGCCGCCAACATAAAGCGCAACATGGACATAGGCACTTATCGCGGACAGAGGCATAAAAAAAGCCTGCCGGTCAGAGGGCAAAGGTCCAGGACTAATGCGCGGACGCGTAAGGGCCCGAGGCGCACTGTAGGCGTGACGAGAAAACAAACATAGGAGAAATGAAAGTGGCAAAAAAACCTAAGGCGAAAAAAAAGGTTAAACGCAATGTTCCGCACGGCCTTGCTTATATACTGGCGACATTTAACAATACTATAGTGACCATAACTGATTTGCAGGGTAATACATTGTGCTGGGCAACGAGCGGCGGAAGCGGTTTCAAGGGTTCCAAAAAATCAACGCCTTTTGCCGCCCAGATAGCTGCCGATAAAGCCGCAAAGAAGGCCCGCGACTTCGGCATGCAAAAAATAGATGTTTTTGTCAAGGGCCCGGGCGCCGGCAGGGAATCCACAATCAGGGCTATACAGGCGGCCGGTCTACAGGTAAATTCCATAACGGATACAACGCCCATACCTCATAACGGTTGCAGGCCGCCCAAGAGAAGAAGGGTATAACAGAATTAGTGATTTGTTTTTTTATCTGACGCCGTAAGGCATTATCCGGCGGCATGCGTGTCTGGAAAATATTGATACCCATAAAATCAAGGAGTAGTTAATGGCAAGAAATACGGGAGCAATGTGCAGGTTGTGCAGGAGAGAAGGCGTAAAGCTTTTCTTGAAAGGCCCGCGCTGCGTGAGTGAAAAATGTTCTTTTAATAAAAGGGGCTATAACCCCGGGCAACACGGCCGCAACAGAAGGGGTAAGATATCGGATTATGGCTTACAGCTAAGGGAAAAGCAAAAGGTTAAGCGCATATACGGAATACTTGAAAGGCAATTCAGATGTTATTTCAAAAAGTCCGAGAGGCAAAAGGGCGTTACCGGAGAACTCCTCTTGCAAAACCTGGAGATACGGCTTGATAACGTGGTTTTTCGCGCGTGCTTGGCATCTTCTCGCGCTCAAGCAAGGCAAATGGTAAAACATAATTCCATACACGTTAACGGCGAAGTCGTAAACATCCCTTCGTTTCAGGTGAAGAAAGGCGATGTTATCAGCCTGAAGGTCCAGCCTGAAGGCGCCAAGAAGGCCGAGGAAAACCTTAAACTGAATAAGGACAGGGGCGTGCCGGGGTGGCTGGTTCTCAATGACGCACAATTTTCCGCCACAGTTAAAGAGCTTCCTTCAAGAGACGATATAGGTTTCCCCGTGCAGGAACAGCTTATCGTTGAGCTTTATTCTAAATAAGAAATACCAAAAAATACGCATATTAAACAAGAGGAGCGGATAATATGGGAATAGCCTGGAGAAATTTTGAGATGCCCAAACTTTTAAAGGCAAACGACAATACCCTTACCGATACATATGGCGAATTCATAGCCGAACCTTTTGAGAGAGGTTATGGCACCACGCTTGGCAACAGCCTAAGAAGGGTTCTGCTCTCATCCATTGAAGGAACTGCTGTTACAAATATCAAGATTAACGGTATCGCTCACGAGTTTGGTTCTATACCCGGCGTTGTAGAGGATGTTACGCAGATAATTTTGAATATTAAAAGCCTTGTTCTTAGAAGCCATACTTCTGTTCCGAAGCCGTTGTTTATAAAGGTGCACCGCAAGGGGGCTGTGACAGCCAAAGATATTATATCGGATGAAACCATAGACATTATAAATCCGGGCCTGCATATAGCAACCCTTAACAAGGATGCCAAGCTGGATATTGAGATGGAGGTAGGAAAGGGGCGCGGTTATGTGCTTGCCGAAGGTAATAAAAAAGAAGACCAGGCGATAGGCGTAATCGCGATAGATTCACTATTTAGCCCCGTTACCAAGGTCAATTTCCTTGTTGAAGACACCAGGGTCGGGCAGGTAACTGATTATGACAAGCTTACGCTTAAGATCTGGACAAACGGGGCTGTCACACCCAAAGAGGCTTTGCTATATGCCTCCAATGTCCTGCAAAGGCACCTTGATATATTTGTTAATTTTGGAAAACTGCCTGAAGATCTGGAGATTGTTGATGAACCGCAGGAAGATGCCGAGTTGATAGAAAAACTGAAAATGCCTGTTTCCGAATTGGAGCTTTCCGTCAGAAGCGCGAACTGCCTTGAGAAGGCAAAACTCAAGACCATTGGAGATGTTGTGTCAAAAACCGAAAGTGAAATGCTCAAGTACAGGAATTTCGGTAAAAAATCTCTTACGGAGATAGTCGGCGTATTGGAAAGTATGGGTTTTTCACTCGGGATGAAGGTAAAGAAGAAATAAAATTGGAGAAAGACATAGAGTATGAGACATGCTAAACTGAACAAGAGATTAGGCAGGAACTATTCGCAGAGAAGACAGCTGATAAGGTCTTTGGTAAGAGGGCTGTTTATATCCCATAGCATTAAAACAACGCTTATAAAAGCGAAACAGGCGCGCAGGCTGGCCGACAAGATTATCAGCTACGCTAAATCCGCGACCCTAAAGGATATCAGGGCTATAGATGCCATTCTTCAGGATAAAGCGCTTACGCGCAAGCTTGTCAGTGTATTGGCACCGCTGTCTAAGAATAGAAGCGGTGGATATACAAGGATTATCAGGCTCGGATTTAGAAGAGGCGACGGCGCGCAAACAGCTGTCCTGGAACTTACTGACATCCCGGAACAAAAGAAAAAGGAAAAGAAGCTTAAGGATAAGAAGGCGGCGCAGGCGGCTGTTGAATCTCCGGCAGAGCCTGTAGAGGGCGCGGTTAAGCAATCCGATGGACGTAAAACTGCGCAATCCAAGCCAAGCGGTAAGGATGAAATTACTCCCAAGCCCGCAAGGCAGGACGGTAAGCCTTCTCCGGCAAAAAAGCCCAAACTCGCCAAGGACATAGAAAAGAAAAACCAGCCCAGGCAAGGCAAGGGTATAATAGGCAAGTTCAAGAGGTTTTTTGATAAATAATAGGCGGGTTGTTTTTCATAAACGGTTCTTGAACGCGGACTATTGCGCTTAAGGGCCGTTATTGATATCATACCGGATATAGTATAAGAT
Protein-coding sequences here:
- a CDS encoding adenylate kinase, which translates into the protein MRIVLLGPPGAGKGTQAKVLSGKLNLVHISTGDIFRQAKKSSSELGKQLSDYMNRGVLVPDDIVNQVMIERLKQEDVKKSGFILDGYPRTENQARVLDAALDRIGMNLDMVIYMKTTKDIILTRLTGRRVCRKCGSIFHVTNIPPKTDGKCDYCAGELYQRDDDKEETVLKRLEVYEQQTQELIGYYSKRAILKTVSGDLDVRQLYDVLYELFGSEGLL
- the map gene encoding type I methionyl aminopeptidase — encoded protein: MIELKSPSQLEGIKNASRLLVDVLTGLKKMVVPGIITEQLDNWARKKILDSGADCAFLGYKGFPKTICTSVNEQIVHGIPGKRILKNGDIISIDVGVRLDGYFSDAAVTVAVGNIANMAARLIEVTRKALLDAIGYAVCGGRLSDISCAVERCAVDNGLNVVREFVGHGIGLNLHEDPPVPNFGRSGAGVRLKEGMVLAIEPMINAGGPGVEILDDGWTAVTQDGSLSAHFEHTVAITKNGPEVFTEGIE
- the infA gene encoding translation initiation factor IF-1, which produces MKEEAIEVEGTIIEALPNARFRVELENGHKVLAHVSGKMRMYFIRILPGDKVKLELSPYDLARGRIIYREK
- the rpmJ gene encoding 50S ribosomal protein L36, encoding MKVRSSVKKICSECKIIKRNNVVRVICKNPKHKQRQG
- the rpsM gene encoding 30S ribosomal protein S13 — protein: MPRICGVDVPKEKRIEISLTYIYGIGRTLSNKVLKTVQIDPNTRAKDLTEEEIAKITSAINKSYMVEGDLRRDAAANIKRNMDIGTYRGQRHKKSLPVRGQRSRTNARTRKGPRRTVGVTRKQT
- the rpsK gene encoding 30S ribosomal protein S11, producing MKVAKKPKAKKKVKRNVPHGLAYILATFNNTIVTITDLQGNTLCWATSGGSGFKGSKKSTPFAAQIAADKAAKKARDFGMQKIDVFVKGPGAGRESTIRAIQAAGLQVNSITDTTPIPHNGCRPPKRRRV
- the rpsD gene encoding 30S ribosomal protein S4, which gives rise to MARNTGAMCRLCRREGVKLFLKGPRCVSEKCSFNKRGYNPGQHGRNRRGKISDYGLQLREKQKVKRIYGILERQFRCYFKKSERQKGVTGELLLQNLEIRLDNVVFRACLASSRAQARQMVKHNSIHVNGEVVNIPSFQVKKGDVISLKVQPEGAKKAEENLKLNKDRGVPGWLVLNDAQFSATVKELPSRDDIGFPVQEQLIVELYSK
- a CDS encoding DNA-directed RNA polymerase subunit alpha produces the protein MGIAWRNFEMPKLLKANDNTLTDTYGEFIAEPFERGYGTTLGNSLRRVLLSSIEGTAVTNIKINGIAHEFGSIPGVVEDVTQIILNIKSLVLRSHTSVPKPLFIKVHRKGAVTAKDIISDETIDIINPGLHIATLNKDAKLDIEMEVGKGRGYVLAEGNKKEDQAIGVIAIDSLFSPVTKVNFLVEDTRVGQVTDYDKLTLKIWTNGAVTPKEALLYASNVLQRHLDIFVNFGKLPEDLEIVDEPQEDAELIEKLKMPVSELELSVRSANCLEKAKLKTIGDVVSKTESEMLKYRNFGKKSLTEIVGVLESMGFSLGMKVKKK
- the rplQ gene encoding 50S ribosomal protein L17 → MRHAKLNKRLGRNYSQRRQLIRSLVRGLFISHSIKTTLIKAKQARRLADKIISYAKSATLKDIRAIDAILQDKALTRKLVSVLAPLSKNRSGGYTRIIRLGFRRGDGAQTAVLELTDIPEQKKKEKKLKDKKAAQAAVESPAEPVEGAVKQSDGRKTAQSKPSGKDEITPKPARQDGKPSPAKKPKLAKDIEKKNQPRQGKGIIGKFKRFFDK